The Burkholderiales bacterium genome contains the following window.
CGAAAAATTCATCGCGGGACAGCGCAAAAAACTGTTCGATCTCGTCCCGTAAAGGCGCGAAGCGCGGATGCTTGTCCAGGAACGCCGCGGCCTGTTCGAAAAATACGGTTGCGCCATTCGTTTCGTCGAAGGCGCGGTGCATCGCGCGCAAAGCCGCACGATAAGCTTCCCGCGACTGATTTCCCTCCAGCTTGCCGATTTCGCGGCAAGCACGCGCGAAAGGCTTGCGCGCGAGCCATACTGCGCCAAAGCGCGCCCAGGCATACATCGACAGGACGATGGCGAACAGCGCCGCATACAGCAACAAGCGCAAACGATGCGCGCTGGTGTCGATCAGCGGCGGCGCGCGATCGGTACGAAGCGCTTCGAGCCCGCCACGCGCCAGCACGAATTCAGGCGTCAGCGGCGCTACTGTGATCGGCCAACCTGCGATCTCGCGGGCGAACGGCGGCGCGCGATCGAAGCTGAAACGCAGCGGCGGCAGCTCGATCGTTTGTACCTCGGGCGCGACGTTCATGATCTGGTAGGTCAGCGTCAGCCGATAGCATATCGAGCGGCTCTCCTCGTGCGAATCCAGATCGGCGCGGCGCAACTCCAGCCACGCGCCATAGCGGCCCGCCTTGGGAATCGAGTCCGCTTGCAGCCGCGCCGGCTCGGCGACGATCATGGTGATCGTGCGTTCGACGAGATCGCCGATGACGTAGCCGAACGGTCGCGGTTCGCTCATAAGAACAGAAGCGGGCTCACCTTCCGTTTCGGTATGGATTGTTGCCGCCGCAGTTGCGGCGGGCGCGGTCTTGAGTTTCGCCGTTGCGCCAGTACCGTCTTGTTCGGCCGCCGCGCGCGGCGTGATTGCGCCGCCCAGCCACGATAAAATCAATATGCCGAATGCGATGCCGCGAACGCGCATCATGCCGTCGTCGCGAGTGCGCCATGAAAGTGCGCGGTCATTTTGTCTGCGTCGAAATCGCCGCTGAAATAAACCGGGCGTAGCGCATGCCGAATGAACGCGGCGGACAACTCGGCGCGACGCGCCAGATAGGCTGCATTGATGCGTTCGCGCAGCTTTTTTCGCAACAACAGCGTGCGCCGGCCACCGCTCTCGCTGTCCCGGATCGTCGCCAGACCGAAACGCGTAACCGGTTGCAGTTCCGCCTTATCCCAGATCACCACCGGCACGACTTCATGGCGCGCCAGCGCGCGCAATATCTGCTCGAGCAAGCTCAGCGGAAAATGAAAATCGGACGCCAGAAAAACCAGCGAGCGGCGTTCCGTCAAGGCGGCCGCTGCGTCGAACAAGGCAATGGCATTGCGTCCGGTCGGTTGCGCCGCGCGCAGCTTCTCGGCGAGCGCGATGCCGGCGCCTTGCACGCGCGTCGATGACAGAAGGTAGTCGTCGCGCATCACCTCGTCGCAGCCGATGAATGCAAAAGTATCGCCCGTGCGGTGCGCCGAATATGCCAGCGATGCGGTGAAATCGGCGAGCACCTGCATCTTGCCGGCGCCGCCTGCGCCGGTCAGCGCGCCCATCGAGGCTGATAGGTCCGCGAGCAGAATAACCGGAATACTCGCGCGCTGGCGATGCACGCGCACCTGCCACAAGCCTGATGGATCGCGCAGTGTGGCGTGGAGATCGAGCTTGCGCGCATCCGGCAGATCGAACAAAGCGGCATGGCCCTGGAACTCGAATCCCGGCCCTGCGCCGGTACTGCGATGGAATCCGGGCCGATGCCCGCTGACGCGCCAGCCGATCCTGTAATGAAACTCACGCATGGATTTACGATCAGGGGTCAGGTACCGGCAAGAGCTTGCCTCGATCCGCGATCCTTGCCATTCCCCGAATCCTCATTCCGACTGATCCCTGATTTCTATTTCACGGCGCCGCAACGGTGTTCAATATCTGCCTCAGCAGCTCGTGCGCCAATTCGGCGCGCCGCAATTCGTAGACAGGGTTGAAAAACACACGATGCGCGATGGTTTCGAAAAACACATCCTGCACGTCCTCGGGCGCGACGAAATGACGGCCTTTGAGCCAGGCAACGACGCGAGCGGCGCGCAGCAACTGGCTGATGCCGCGCGGACTGGCGCCGGCCAGTATCAATGCGCTGATCTGCACGCCGCTTATGACTACGCCATAGCCGCCCGGATTGCGCGTCGCCTGCCACAATTCGTAGACGTAGTCTTGCAGGCTTTCGCTGAGCTGAATCTCGTTCTGAATCGTCGCCGCGATCGCGTTCAAAGCCTTGTAATTGACGATATCGGGCGCTACGCGCGCAATCAGCGCGTCTACTTCATGGAACGCAGGATCGGTCATCAGCGCGCGCTGGATCGTCGCGTCGTCGGGCGTTTCTATGCTGATTTCCATCAGGAAACGATCGCGCGCCGCCGACGAGATTTCGAACGTTTCCTCTTTTTCGACGCGGTTGCGATCGGCGAAAACCGTCAGATGCGGAAACTGGTAATCGCGTGCAAAGGCTGAAGCGCTGCGCTCAGCCATCACGCGCAGCAGCAAAGCGTGAACTTGCGGCCGTGCGCGATTCATCTCGTTGAAAAAAAACACCGAGAGCGCCTCGCCATGTCTCAGCAGCGGCCCGGGCTCGACGCGCGGCTTGCCGTCCTGATCGATGTAGGTGTGGTACAGGAGTTCGTTAGGCATCAGATCGACGGTGCCCTCGACGCGCGCGTAGCTGCCGCCGATTGCGCGGGCGAATGCGCGCAGCAGGGTCGTTTTGCCGACGCCGACGCTGCCTTCGATCAATACGTGGCCGCGCGCAAACAGCGCTGCCGTAATCAGCCGAATAGCGTTTTCCTGGCCGACGACGGCCTTGCCGATTTCACGTTGGATGTGGAGGGCGCGTGCGCGCCAGTCGTGCAGATCGGTACCGCTTCTGTTCACAGCGAATTCCCCTTGCGGATTTCTTTCATTGTGGTGCGAAGCTGGCGTTTTTTTCCAGGCAGCATGCTGCCAATTTATTGAGATCAATAGCTCACCTGCAGTGAAATATAGGGCCCTTTCTGATCCGGCTTGTCGGCGATATTGCCGAGGTCGACATATGCAAATGTCAGCGCGATATATTTGTGCGGCAGCCAGGCGATGAAAACATCCTTGAAATCGTCTTCCTTGAATGCGCCGAGGTTATTCGGCTTGCTTCGATATTCGGCGCCTACGGCCAGGTTGTCTTCAAGAAACATGGCGATCGAACCTTCGAACTGCGGCGCATAGCGGTCCTTTTATCCCCGCCGAAGCCCAGCAGTCCGAGTTGATTGGCCTTGCTGGCGCGCACCGTTCCGTTCAGCAGCACGTTTCTTCCGGCGAGTCCGCCGATAGTGAGCTTGGTTGCGGCTATATAGAAATCGGTGCCATGGCCGCGTTTGGCGCCGAGCAGTCTGGGCACAAAATCGAAATCGCGATTGCGTTTGTGCTGTATGCCGACCGCAATCTGCGGCAGCCAGGTGTCCTGCGCGAAAATCGCGTCGCCGGCCACTTTGAGCTTTGCGCCGAAAATATCCTGCGCGATATCTTCGCCTGGTACGGTCGAACCGAGATCGAATGTCTGGCGCGCATAAGATAATTCAATGCGATCGAAAATGCCGACCGCGACACCGGCCGTATCCAGACGAAAATCGTCGCTATTGAGATGCGTGAAGAAAGCCGAAGCGCCGATCTGGTCGCGCGTGCCGTAGCCCGCGATCAGCGCCCAAGGCGCCAAACCACCGCCTGCGACCCCTTCGATCTGGGTAACGCCGCCGGTCGCAAGCAGGCGCTCGCCGGCTTGTGCGCAACCGATCGAGGCCAGTAAACTGACGAGGATTCTGACGACGATTGCCAGCGCCCTGTTTCGCAACCCGCGCGTTTCGATCGACACACTGTTCGCGCCAAAAGATGAAGCCCAAGGGTAGATTAAACCGGCGCTGCGGCGCAAGCGCTGCCATCGCGGCAGCCTGCCTGCTGTTTTTTTTGCACGGCTGCTCGGCTGTGACCTCCAGACCCGACAACAGTCTTTACGAACGGCTTGGCGGCTATCCGGTGGTTAGGGCGGTCGTCGGCGATGTCGTCGATCGTACGGCGGCCAATCCCAAGTCGAAACAATCTTTCGATGAAGTCAACGTCAAGAATCTGAAAAAAAGCATCGTCGAACAAATTTGCAGCCTGACTGAAGGACCCTGCACCTACGGCGGCGACGATATGCAAACTGCGCATAAGGGGCTCAACATCAGCGAGGGCGAATTTAACATACTGGCCGAGGAATTGCGGCAGGCGCTCGATGCGCACGGCGTCGGCACGCGTGAAAAAAACGAGCTCCTGCGCATCCTCGCGCCGATGAAACGGGACATCGTCACCCGCTAACATGCTCATCTTTTCCCTTTGCCCGCGACGCGCCGCTTTCGTCGAAATGTGGGCATCCTGTCTCGACCTCAACGCGCACATCTTTTCGTAAGCCTCTCATTTCACGGGAAAACAAACAGGAGAACGTCGCCGCCGCCCGGGCATACGGCTTGCTCAAGTAACGGCAAACTTCCCAATGGTGGGTTAGGGTCAGCCGTGAAGATAAAAAGTCTGCGTAGCCACATCATCGCCTTTGTATTTTTTCTGGCCGGCGTACAGCTTGCCGGCTTCGCCTTGATCGATCGCGCGATCCAGAGACACGCCGGCAATGTGCTGGTCGAAAATCTGGAATCCGGCGAGCGCATTTTTCAGCGCATGCTCGAACAGCGCAATCAGCAACTAGCCGAGACTTCTCGGGTGCTGGCAGCCGACTTCGGCCTTCGCGAAGCGGTCGCGAAGTTCGACCGCGAGACAGTAAATTCGGTGCTGAACAATCACGGCGCTCGCATCGGCGCCAATCTGATGATGTTGGTAAGCGAGAAAAACGAGTTGCTCTGCCATACCCGTCACCCCGAGCAGGAAGGCGCCGCCTTTGCCTACCAGTCTTTAATCGAGCAGGCAGCCGCGCAGGGCCACGCGTCTGCGGTGCTGGTCTTCGATGACGGGCTTTACCAGGTCGTCGTCGTGCCGGTGCTGGCGCCATTGCCGATCGCCTGGGTCGCGATGGGCTTCGCGATCGATGCCGGCGCGGCCGCCGATCTCGCCAGATTGACGGCGCTGCAAATCAGCTTCGCGCACAAACGAAAGGGCGAGGCCTGGAGCCTGTCCGCCTCGACGCTTCCCCAGGATCAGCAGAAGGCGCTGCTCGAATCGATGGTCGATTTTTCGATCGGCGACGATCCCGCAGGGCTGTCCGGCGCCGGGTACAGTTCGCGAGTCACGCCGCTGCCGCCGTTTGGCGACGACACCGCGATTGCCGTCCTGCAACGATCGCAATCGCAGGTGCTGATGAGTTTCGATGATCTTGAAGACACCACACTCTTGCTGGGTTTTGTCGGCACGGCGATTTGTCTATTCGGCAGCTTGTTGATTGCACGCAGCGCATTGAAGCCGATCACCAAGCTCGCCGAAATCGCGCGTTCCATCGGACAGGGCACGTACGCCGAGGAAGTGAAAGACGGGCAATGGGAGGAGACCGATATGCTTGCCTCCGCTTTCGACGACATGCGCAAGGACATCGTCGAAATCAGCAAGCTCGTGTACAAGGACTCGCTGACCGGCCTGCCCAATCGCGTGCTGTTCAATGATCGTCTGCAGCAGGCAGTCAGCGCCGCAAAACGCAAACAGACGCCGATGGCCGTGCTGATGATGGATCTCGACAATTTCAAGGACGTCAATGACACCCTTGGCCACCATAGCGGCGACGCGCTGCTGCGCCAGGTGGCAGAGCGGCTGAGCGGCGCATTGCTGCGCGACGCCGATACCATAGCGAGGCTTGGCGGTGACGAATTCGCCGTGCTGCTGCCGGTCGACAATCTCGAAGCCGCGCAAAAAGTCGCGCGCCGTCTGCTCGACGCGCTAATGCAGCCGTTCACACTCGACGGTCAGACCATCGACGCCAAGACAAGCATCGGCATTGCCGTGTTGCCGGAGCACGGCGCCGACGCCAATTCGCTGATGCGCAAAGCCGATGTGGCGATGTACGCGGCGAAACGAAGTGGCAGCGGCATCGCGGTCTACGATCCCCGGCACGATGAACACACGGCCGGCCGCCTTTCCTTGCTCGGAGAACTGCGCATCGCCATCGAGCGCAACGAACTAATTCTGCATTACCAGCCGGGAGTCGATTTACAGACGGGCCAACTCACCCATATGGAAGCATTGGTGCGCTGGCAACATCCGCAGCGCGGCCTGGTCGGCCCCGATCAATTCATCCCGTTCGCGGAAACTTCCGGATTTATCGACACCATCACGCGCGAAGTTCTGCGCCTCGCCATTCGCCAATGCGCGGAATGGCGGCGCGCCGGCTTGCCGGTAACGATTTCGGTCAATATCTCGGCGCGCGATCTGATGAGCCCGAATCTGCTGAAAACACTGGCCGCCTTGCTGCACGACCACGACATTCTGCCGCGCTGGATCAAGCTTGAAATCACCGAAAGCAGCATCATGCACGATCCGGCGCGCGCGATGGAAACGCTCGAACGTTTGTGCCGTATGGGGTTCAGTCTGTCGATTGACGACTTCGGCACCGGTTATTCCTCGCTCGCCTATCTGAAAAAGCTGCCGGTCGCCGAACTCAAAATAGACAAGAGTTTTGTATTCGGCATGATCAACGACAAGGAAGACGCCGCCATCGTCCGCTCCACCATCGAGCTCGGCCACAACCTCGGCCTGAAAGTGGTCGCCGAGGGCGTCGAAGACGAAGACACGCTGAAGCTGCTGAAGAGCCTGAGTTGCGACACCGCCCAGGGTTACTTCCTGAGCCGGCCGATGTCCGCCGTCGATGTCGAAAGCTGGCTATCGACGGCCCTTCCCGCCTTGCGCCTGGCGCCCAAATTCGCGCCGAAGCTGGTAGCACCCACGACATTGGCAGGCTGGACCAGAGGATGATGCGAATGGATGCTGTAAATCCTGACTCGCGACGGGCGCGACTCCCTGCCAGCGTGCTGGCGAGCGTCGTGGTCGCTTTTTCGATGGCGCCGCTGCGGCAGGCGCTGGCGATCGATTTGATTGTCGCGGTCAGAGATCAGAATCGCGCGCCGCTCGAAAACGCGATTGTTTACGCCATCCCCGCCTCGGGCAAAATCCCGGCGCAAGCCCCGGCGCCTGCCAGTATCGAACAGATTGGCAAGCGTTTTACGCCGCTCGTTTCAGTCGCGCAAACCGGCGCCGCGATCAGCTTCCCGAATAAGGACACGGTTCGCCACCACGTTTATTCGTTTTCGCCCGCGAAAGTTTTCGAGCTCAAACTTTATTCGGGCTTGCCGTCCATGCCGGTCGTGTTCGATAAACCCGGCCTGGTTGTGCTCGGCTGCAACATCCATGACCGAATGATCGCCTACGTGCTGGTTGTCGAGACGCCCTGGTTCGTGAAAACGTCGAAAGACGGCGCGGCCCGGTTCACCGCTCTTCCGGCCGGCAATTACGAATTGAAGGCCTGGCATTACGGCCTGCCCGGGCCCGACGCCGCGGCCGCGAAGATGGTCAGCGTCACGAATTCTGCAACCGAAGTGAATTTCCAGTTGCCGATCGATACCGGCGCCAAGCGCATCGCGCCGGACGTTTCTACGCCTGAACGGCCTGACTGATTCGCCGATCTTGATCCGCCGCTTTCAGACGGGCAGTCGCCCATTGCGAAGTCGCGCAAAGCGGCCGTAATGCAGCAGCGTGGTCGGTAGAATCAGCAGATTCAGTATCGTCGAAGTCACCAGCCCGCCGACAATGATGGTCGCCATCGGCCCTTCGATTTCCCGCCCAGGCTGCCCGCTTCCCAAAGCCAGCGGCAATAACGCAAAGCCTGTCACCAGCGCCGTCATTAGGATCGACGGCAGCCGTTCGGCGGCGCCGCGCAGCGCGGTTTCGCTATTCCAAGGCAGACCTTCGTTCTCGACCAGATGCTGGTAATGCGAAACCAGCATGATCGAATTGCGCAGCGTGATACCGAACAGTGTGACAAAGCCGACCAGCGATCCGAGCGACAACCAGCCGCCGCCGGCCAGCACAGCGAGCGCGCCGCCGATCAGCGCAAACGGCAGATTCAAGAACGCGATCAGCAAATTGCGCAGATTGTTGAATGCGATATACAGCAGCACGAAAATACCGGCGGAGGCCAGCAGCGAATGCACGATCAAATCCTCGCGCGCTTCGGCCTGCGCCTGCGCCGCGCCCTCGAACACGGCGTAATTCCCCGGAGAAAATTCGACTTCTTCGGCGATCCGCTGCTTCACTTCGCGCTCGAAATCGACGATATCGCGCTTGTCGGCGTTCGCCGTCACCGTCTGCAGGCGTTTGCCGCCGGCGTGCAGAATCTTGTTGCGGCCCGAACCGATTTCGATGTCGGCAAGCTCGGACAATTTCAGCATGCGCCCTTCCGGATTGCGCAAGGTCAGATTGCCGACCTGGGTGATCTGCCGGCGCGCGTCGGGCTCGAGCACCAGCACGACGTCGATGACGCGGCCACCCTGATACACCTGTCCGACCTGGACGCCGCCGTAGGCAGCCGCAATCGCATCGAGCACTTCGAGCGGCGCAAACCCCCACGTGGCGAGATGTTGCTGGCGCAGCCGAATCGAAAGTTGCGGGCTGCCCGGCGGCGCCTGCAAGGCAATGTCTTCCGCGCCGCGCACTTGGCCCAGCGCCGCGGCGACCGCAAGTCCATCGCGATCGAGCGCGTCGAGGTCGGGTCCAAAGATGTTCACCACGAGGTCAGCCGGATGTCCGGCGACGGTTTCTTCAATGCGTTCGGTCAGGAACGTATTGACTGAAAACTGCACGCCCGGAAAGCCGCCGGCCTGCTCCGACAACGCTTCCCGAATTTCCCTCAGGATGCGGATTTGCTGTTCGCCGGGCACGGCGCCGATCTCGACTTCGAATTCGCTGTAATGGGTGCCGAACGTGTCGGCGCCATTCTCGGCGCGGCCGACCCACTGCACAACCGATTTGACGCCTTCTATCGCGCCGACCGCTTGCGCTACCGGCTTGCCGATGCGCAGCGATTCGTTTTGCGAGGTGCCGGGAACGGCCGTCATGTGGACGATGTAATGACCTTCCTTCAGCGCCGGGATGAATTCGCCCGAAAACAACGGCAGCAGCGATAAACCGGCGGCGATCAAAAGGCTCAGCAGCACGGCGAGCGCGCGCGGCCGCCGTTCGATGCGCGTCAGAAGCGACAGATAACGCGGCCTGACCCAGGCGATCAGAGGCGGATCGCGCGCATCGAGCGCGCTGCGTGGCAACAGCAGCAGGCACAGCGCCGGTGTCAGGGTCATCGCCACGACCAGCGATGCGAGGATCGCAAAGATGTATGCGAAACCGAGAGGCGCAAACAGACGGCCGGCAATCCCGCCCAGAGTCAGCAGCGGCACGAACACCAACGCGACGATGAAGGTCGCATAGACGACCGAGTTGCGCACTTCCATCGAAGCGTTGAAGACGACGCTGGCGACAGTCGCCGGCGTCGCAAGCTGCCGATTTTCCCGCAGCCGGCGAAAAATGTTTTCGGTATCGATGATCGCGTCATCGACGACTTCGCCGAGCGCGATGGCGAGCCCGCCGAGCACCATGATGTCGATGCTGATCGCGAAATAATCGAGCAGCATCACCGCCGCCAGCAACGACACCGGGATCGCGATCGCGCAGATGAACGCGGTGCGCACGTTGTACAGAAATAGAAACAGGATGGTGATGACGAGAACCGAGCCGATCAGAATATCGAAGCGCACATTGCCGATCGCGGTGTCGATGAAATTGGCCGGGCGGAACAAATCGCGATGCAAGATCACGTCCTCGGCGGCGATCATAGGTTCGAGTTCGGTCAGCGCCCGATCGAGCCCCGCGGTCACCGCAATCGTATCGGCGCCAAGCTGGCCCTGCAGAAACAGAAATACGCCTTGTGTGCCGTTGATCGCAGCGCCGCTGATGGAGGGCGCCGCCGCTTCGACGACGCTGGCGACGTCGCTCAAGGTCAGTGTGCGCCCGTCCTTGCGCACCAGCATCACCCTGCCGAGTTCGGCCGCGTCGGCCGGCTGGCCGGCGGTCGTCAGCACGATGCGCTGATTGGCGTTTTCGACATAGCCGGCGCCGCGCACGCCGGTCGCATGGCGCGCGGCGTTCACCACGTCCTGCAGCGCCAGGCCGTGATGCATCAGCTTGTCCGGGGCGACCTGCACTTGCTATTGCCGCACGTCGCCGCCGAAGACATTGACGTCGGCCATGCCGGTCACGCTAAGCAAATGCGGCTTGATCGTCCAATCGGCAAGCGTACGCAATTCCATCAGCGACCGTTTGTCCGAGGTCAGGCCGATGCCGAGCACGGTGCTCGCGGATGAAGTCAGCGGCGTGATCGTCGGCGCGACCACGCCGCGCGGCAGCCGGTTGGCGAGCCAAGTCAGGCGCTCGGCGACAGCCTGCCGGTTCAGGTAAAGGTCCGAGCCCTGCTGGAAAATCAGCGTAACGACCGATAAACCGGGAATCGACTGCGAGCGCACCGATTCGATCGCGCTGACACCGGCGACGACGTTTTCGATCGACTGCGAAACCAGGGTCTCAACCAGCTCGGCCGACAGGCCGGGCGCTTCGGTTTGAATGACGACCTGGGTCGGCGAGAATTCGGGGAAGACGTTCAGGTCGGCGCGCGTCAGCGAATAAACGCCATAGATGGAAAGCACCGCGGCAAGTGCTACGATCACGCCGGGAAAGCGGATCGCGAAACGGACGATTGCGCCGATCATCGGCCCGGGAATCTCCGATTAAGTGTCATACAAGGAACGCAGTATTTCCCGCGCAGGCGGGGAAGCAGTATTCCACCCCGCTTCGCTTCCCCACCGCAGCCCTCCCCAGCAAGTGGGGAGGCAGCGCAAAGTTTTTCCCTTCCCCCTTTGACGGGAAGGTTGGGGATGGGGTGGGCGGCCGCAGCGGCAGTTTTCGGCCCCCAGCACCTCGTCTCGGTTGCGCTCGCTACATTTTTCAACAGCCTGCTAACGGCGATTCGCTGCACGAAAAGCGGGTGATGGCGCGAATGCGTGCTGGTGGCCGTGCCAGGCGTTTTCAATCTTCGTTCTCATTCCGGATCTGATATTTCAGTTCCTCCGACAGCAGCA
Protein-coding sequences here:
- a CDS encoding MoxR family ATPase, translating into MNRSGTDLHDWRARALHIQREIGKAVVGQENAIRLITAALFARGHVLIEGSVGVGKTTLLRAFARAIGGSYARVEGTVDLMPNELLYHTYIDQDGKPRVEPGPLLRHGEALSVFFFNEMNRARPQVHALLLRVMAERSASAFARDYQFPHLTVFADRNRVEKEETFEISSAARDRFLMEISIETPDDATIQRALMTDPAFHEVDALIARVAPDIVNYKALNAIAATIQNEIQLSESLQDYVYELWQATRNPGGYGVVISGVQISALILAGASPRGISQLLRAARVVAWLKGRHFVAPEDVQDVFFETIAHRVFFNPVYELRRAELAHELLRQILNTVAAP
- a CDS encoding group 1 truncated hemoglobin; this encodes MKPKGRLNRRCGASAAIAAACLLFFLHGCSAVTSRPDNSLYERLGGYPVVRAVVGDVVDRTAANPKSKQSFDEVNVKNLKKSIVEQICSLTEGPCTYGGDDMQTAHKGLNISEGEFNILAEELRQALDAHGVGTREKNELLRILAPMKRDIVTR
- a CDS encoding EAL domain-containing protein; translation: MKIKSLRSHIIAFVFFLAGVQLAGFALIDRAIQRHAGNVLVENLESGERIFQRMLEQRNQQLAETSRVLAADFGLREAVAKFDRETVNSVLNNHGARIGANLMMLVSEKNELLCHTRHPEQEGAAFAYQSLIEQAAAQGHASAVLVFDDGLYQVVVVPVLAPLPIAWVAMGFAIDAGAAADLARLTALQISFAHKRKGEAWSLSASTLPQDQQKALLESMVDFSIGDDPAGLSGAGYSSRVTPLPPFGDDTAIAVLQRSQSQVLMSFDDLEDTTLLLGFVGTAICLFGSLLIARSALKPITKLAEIARSIGQGTYAEEVKDGQWEETDMLASAFDDMRKDIVEISKLVYKDSLTGLPNRVLFNDRLQQAVSAAKRKQTPMAVLMMDLDNFKDVNDTLGHHSGDALLRQVAERLSGALLRDADTIARLGGDEFAVLLPVDNLEAAQKVARRLLDALMQPFTLDGQTIDAKTSIGIAVLPEHGADANSLMRKADVAMYAAKRSGSGIAVYDPRHDEHTAGRLSLLGELRIAIERNELILHYQPGVDLQTGQLTHMEALVRWQHPQRGLVGPDQFIPFAETSGFIDTITREVLRLAIRQCAEWRRAGLPVTISVNISARDLMSPNLLKTLAALLHDHDILPRWIKLEITESSIMHDPARAMETLERLCRMGFSLSIDDFGTGYSSLAYLKKLPVAELKIDKSFVFGMINDKEDAAIVRSTIELGHNLGLKVVAEGVEDEDTLKLLKSLSCDTAQGYFLSRPMSAVDVESWLSTALPALRLAPKFAPKLVAPTTLAGWTRG
- a CDS encoding methylamine utilization protein, coding for MDAVNPDSRRARLPASVLASVVVAFSMAPLRQALAIDLIVAVRDQNRAPLENAIVYAIPASGKIPAQAPAPASIEQIGKRFTPLVSVAQTGAAISFPNKDTVRHHVYSFSPAKVFELKLYSGLPSMPVVFDKPGLVVLGCNIHDRMIAYVLVVETPWFVKTSKDGAARFTALPAGNYELKAWHYGLPGPDAAAAKMVSVTNSATEVNFQLPIDTGAKRIAPDVSTPERPD